TGGATGCAGATCGCCTGGACGATGATCGCGGTGCCGGTGATGCTCGGCGTCTCGGCTCTGCCCATGCAGGTGGCGCGTCGTCTTGCGCTGATCGGCGCGGCGGTGTTCCTGGTCCTGCTCGCGCTGGTGCCGGTGATCGGCAGTAGCGCCAACGGCGCCACCCGCTGGATCGGCGTCGGATCGGCCAAGCTGCAGCCGTCCGAATTCCTGAAGCCCATGTTCGCGGTGAGCATGGCCTGGCTGCTGTCGCTGCGCTCGAAGAATCCGGATCTGCCCTTCGCGCTGATCTCGGTGGTGCCGATGGGCGTCGTCGCGGTGCTGCTGATGAAGCAGCCCGATTTCGGCCAGACGGTGATCTTCGCCGCAGTGTGGCTGGTGCTGCTGATCATCGGCGGGGCGTCGATGAAGCTGATCGGATCGCTGATCGGCGGCGCATTCGGCGCGATCGTCGCCGCCTATTTCTTCTATTCGGTAGCCACCGAGCGCATCAACAAATTCCTGTTCAAGGAAGGCGACACCTATCAGGTGGACCGCGCCCATGCGACGCTGACCAATGGCGGCCTGCTTGGCACCGGCCCCGGCGCCGGCACCGAGAAATTCACCCTGCCGGAGCCGCACACCGACTATATCTTCTCGGTGATCGGCGAGGAATTCGGGCTGATCGCGTGCATCGCCATCGCCTGCCTCTACCTCGCCATCGTCGCGCGCGTGTGCCTGCGGCTGCTGCGCGAGGAGAATGATTTCCTGCTGCTCGCCAGCGCCGGCCTCGTCTCGCAATTCGGGATGCAGGCGCTGATCAACATGCTGGTCAATGTCGGCCTCGCCCCGTCCAAGGGCATGACCCTGCCGTTCATCAGCTATGGCGGCTCGTCGATGATCGCGCTGTCGATCGGCATGGGGCTGCTGCTCGCCTTCACCCGCGAGAATCCCCACCTCAAGGAGGCCACCTACACGGTGCGCTGGAACGGACGATGAGGGTATCGCGCCATTTCGCCCTCGCGGCGGG
The sequence above is drawn from the Rhizorhabdus dicambivorans genome and encodes:
- a CDS encoding FtsW/RodA/SpoVE family cell cycle protein, yielding MNVTMSFDSTVSQPSPYKRSRFGRGKRTPIARWFWEIDRVLLLLVTMLIGIGLIAVAAASPAAGVRYSSAAAGVTVAARHYFWMQIAWTMIAVPVMLGVSALPMQVARRLALIGAAVFLVLLALVPVIGSSANGATRWIGVGSAKLQPSEFLKPMFAVSMAWLLSLRSKNPDLPFALISVVPMGVVAVLLMKQPDFGQTVIFAAVWLVLLIIGGASMKLIGSLIGGAFGAIVAAYFFYSVATERINKFLFKEGDTYQVDRAHATLTNGGLLGTGPGAGTEKFTLPEPHTDYIFSVIGEEFGLIACIAIACLYLAIVARVCLRLLREENDFLLLASAGLVSQFGMQALINMLVNVGLAPSKGMTLPFISYGGSSMIALSIGMGLLLAFTRENPHLKEATYTVRWNGR